Proteins co-encoded in one Armatimonadota bacterium genomic window:
- a CDS encoding molybdopterin-guanine dinucleotide biosynthesis protein MobB: protein MSAEAVARPVTVDTALALVMRAVHRAPVEEVPLAEAAGRVLAAPVVAAEDLWPFPRAAMDGVAVRAADVAGASPQRPVRLRLTGAAYAGQPSPQQLGSGEAARVATGAPIPPGADAVIPQEAVRWEPGAVLVDRPAPPGQHIFPPGEDVRAGEQVLAPGTVLHGGHIGLLASIGWAQVPVVRRPVVAIVTCGDELVAPEAPLRPGLVRDSNSFTIAAEVRALGAVPLVVGRARDDAAELDALVCRGLEVGDVLITCGGLSVGERDLIRPVLRRAGVEFAFEGVAMKPGAPAAFGVVGPGLPAASRPVFALPGTPSACRVAFEVLVVPALGVMLGCADPPRPQGVAQLEAPVRVRPGRARYLWGAARLGPWGLTVAPLYVQSTAALRSSADANALIVLDPATGDLPAGTPVPVLLLGALPAPSPARAAQGPTAVGIVGARGAGKTTLVERLIPLLAARGVRVTVVKHHAHLVALDEAGTDTARAAAAGATRTILAGPAGVVIREPAPPLLAGRSPAGPPSPPSPGGHRAGVAGMREAIPAEPWRAGAGTDAAGSQPAGPTLDDILRWAAPGELVLVEGFSDAALPKILVRRAGTSADRPDPPGPFLAGVGDVLTEATVPWFSWDELDRLADYLASRLAG from the coding sequence GTGAGCGCCGAGGCAGTCGCACGCCCGGTCACCGTCGACACGGCACTGGCGCTGGTGATGCGCGCCGTCCACCGCGCCCCCGTGGAAGAGGTGCCCCTGGCGGAGGCCGCTGGGCGGGTGCTGGCTGCCCCGGTGGTCGCCGCCGAGGACCTGTGGCCCTTCCCGCGCGCCGCCATGGACGGCGTCGCCGTGCGCGCCGCCGACGTGGCGGGGGCCTCGCCGCAGCGCCCCGTGCGCCTGCGCCTGACGGGCGCGGCGTACGCGGGGCAGCCCTCCCCGCAGCAGCTGGGCAGCGGCGAGGCCGCGCGCGTGGCCACCGGCGCGCCGATTCCGCCGGGGGCCGATGCGGTCATCCCGCAGGAAGCCGTGCGGTGGGAGCCGGGCGCGGTGCTGGTCGACCGGCCGGCGCCACCGGGGCAGCACATCTTCCCGCCGGGAGAGGACGTTCGGGCAGGCGAGCAGGTGCTGGCGCCAGGCACCGTCCTGCACGGTGGCCACATCGGGCTCCTGGCGTCGATTGGGTGGGCGCAGGTCCCGGTGGTGCGGCGACCCGTGGTGGCCATCGTGACGTGCGGCGACGAGCTGGTGGCGCCCGAGGCGCCGCTGCGGCCGGGGCTGGTGCGCGACAGCAACTCGTTCACCATCGCCGCCGAGGTGCGCGCGCTGGGCGCGGTGCCGCTCGTCGTAGGCCGCGCCCGCGACGACGCGGCCGAGCTCGACGCGCTGGTGTGCCGCGGCCTGGAAGTGGGCGATGTGCTGATCACGTGCGGGGGCCTGTCGGTGGGCGAGCGCGACCTGATCCGACCGGTCCTGCGCCGCGCGGGCGTCGAGTTCGCCTTCGAAGGCGTGGCCATGAAGCCGGGCGCGCCCGCGGCGTTCGGTGTCGTCGGGCCAGGTCTGCCTGCAGCCTCCCGTCCCGTGTTCGCCCTGCCCGGCACGCCCAGCGCATGCCGCGTGGCGTTCGAGGTGCTGGTGGTCCCGGCCCTGGGCGTCATGCTGGGCTGCGCCGATCCGCCGCGGCCGCAGGGCGTGGCGCAGCTGGAGGCGCCGGTGCGCGTGCGGCCCGGCCGCGCGCGGTATCTCTGGGGCGCCGCACGGCTGGGGCCCTGGGGCCTGACGGTGGCGCCGCTGTACGTGCAGAGCACGGCGGCCCTGCGTTCGTCCGCTGATGCCAACGCGCTCATCGTGCTCGACCCGGCGACCGGCGATCTGCCGGCCGGCACGCCGGTGCCGGTCCTGCTGCTGGGGGCGCTCCCCGCGCCGTCGCCCGCGCGCGCCGCGCAGGGGCCGACGGCGGTGGGCATCGTCGGCGCGCGCGGGGCGGGCAAGACCACGCTGGTGGAGCGTCTGATCCCGCTGCTGGCGGCGCGCGGGGTGCGGGTGACGGTGGTCAAGCACCACGCCCACCTGGTGGCCCTCGACGAGGCCGGCACCGACACGGCCCGGGCGGCGGCGGCGGGCGCGACGCGCACGATCCTGGCGGGGCCCGCCGGCGTCGTCATCCGCGAGCCGGCGCCACCGCTGCTGGCGGGACGGTCGCCTGCTGGACCGCCATCGCCACCCTCGCCAGGCGGGCACCGGGCAGGCGTGGCAGGCATGCGGGAGGCCATCCCGGCTGAACCTTGGCGGGCCGGCGCTGGCACGGATGCCGCAGGCTCACAGCCTGCCGGCCCGACGCTCGACGACATCCTGCGGTGGGCCGCGCCTGGCGAGCTGGTCCTGGTGGAAGGGTTCAGTGATGCGGCGCTGCCGAAGATCCTCGTGCGCCGGGCAGGGACAAGCGCCGATCGGCCCGATCCCCCGGGGCCGTTCCTGGCGGGCGTCGGCGATGTGCTCACCGAGGCGACCGTCCCCTGGTTCTCCTGGGACGAGCTGGACCGCCTGGCGGACTACCTGGCTTCGCGCCTCGCAGGATGA
- a CDS encoding zinc-binding dehydrogenase, translating to MKTMAAVLYEMGRPRPYAETRPLLVDEVEVLGPGPGEVLVEVVAAGVCHSDLSVIDGSRPRVMPMALGHEAAGVVREIGPGVGDVRPGDHVVFSFVPACGRCEFCLVGRPALCERGNAANAAGSLLDGSRHFVDGAGRILHHHLGVSAFSRFTVAAQESLVPLDADVPLETAALFGCAVVTGVGAVVNTARVPAGASVAVFGLGGVGLSAVMGARAVGASPIVAVDVVPVKLELARRLGATAVVDARHQDPVQAIKELTRGGAAWVFESVGSERVLVQAFQATRRGGTTVAIGLPHPERLFSVPAVTLAAEERTVMGSYMGSAVPRRDIPRFIAMHRAGLLPVEALRSRTVALSEINEAFDALAQGEVVRQIVRLGD from the coding sequence ATGAAGACCATGGCGGCCGTGCTCTACGAGATGGGACGGCCCCGTCCGTACGCCGAGACGCGGCCTCTCCTGGTAGACGAAGTGGAGGTGCTCGGCCCGGGGCCGGGCGAGGTGCTGGTGGAGGTCGTCGCCGCGGGGGTCTGCCACTCGGATCTCTCCGTGATCGACGGGTCGCGGCCGCGGGTGATGCCCATGGCGCTGGGCCATGAGGCGGCCGGCGTGGTGCGCGAGATCGGCCCGGGGGTCGGGGACGTGCGTCCCGGCGATCACGTCGTGTTCTCGTTCGTGCCAGCGTGCGGGCGGTGCGAATTCTGCCTGGTCGGACGCCCCGCCCTCTGCGAGCGGGGCAACGCCGCCAACGCCGCGGGCAGCCTGCTGGACGGCAGCCGGCACTTCGTGGACGGTGCCGGACGGATCCTGCACCATCACCTCGGGGTCTCGGCGTTCTCGCGCTTTACGGTGGCCGCCCAGGAGTCGCTGGTGCCCCTGGACGCGGACGTCCCGCTGGAGACCGCTGCCCTCTTCGGGTGCGCCGTCGTGACCGGGGTAGGGGCGGTGGTGAACACCGCGCGGGTTCCGGCCGGTGCCTCGGTGGCCGTGTTCGGGCTGGGCGGGGTGGGGCTCAGTGCGGTGATGGGCGCGCGAGCGGTGGGGGCGTCACCCATCGTGGCGGTCGACGTCGTGCCGGTCAAGCTGGAGCTGGCCCGACGTCTGGGGGCCACAGCCGTTGTCGACGCGCGGCATCAGGATCCGGTCCAGGCCATCAAGGAGCTCACGCGCGGCGGCGCAGCCTGGGTGTTCGAGAGCGTGGGCAGCGAGCGGGTGCTGGTGCAGGCGTTCCAGGCCACGCGGCGGGGCGGGACGACCGTTGCGATCGGCCTGCCGCATCCCGAACGGTTGTTCAGTGTGCCCGCGGTGACGCTGGCCGCCGAGGAGCGTACGGTGATGGGCTCTTACATGGGATCGGCCGTGCCGCGCCGTGATATCCCGCGGTTCATCGCCATGCACCGCGCGGGTCTGCTGCCTGTGGAGGCCCTACGATCGCGGACCGTGGCATTGTCGGAGATCAACGAGGCGTTCGACGCCCTGGCGCAGGGCGAGGTGGTTCGCCAGATCGTGCGTCTGGGCGACTGA
- a CDS encoding ATP-binding cassette domain-containing protein, which yields MSGLRLVEVRVVVRQLVLLRRVTLEVPRGTVVALVGRNGAGKTTTMRAIMGLVPIAAGAVALNGTDLRARPAHHRATLGVGYMPEDRRLIPQLTVEENLLVPVWANRLPDGRERLQRVYDVLPGVRAFAPRRAGQLSGGQQKLVALARALMVGDEVLLLDEPFEGLAPALVEQIAGVLQRLAGSQTAVLVAESELLHVGRLAARTYTIERGEIVGVQG from the coding sequence ATGAGCGGGTTGCGGCTCGTCGAGGTGCGCGTCGTCGTCCGCCAGCTGGTGCTGCTGCGGCGGGTGACGCTGGAGGTGCCGCGCGGGACCGTCGTGGCCCTCGTGGGGCGCAACGGCGCGGGGAAGACCACGACCATGCGCGCGATCATGGGCCTGGTGCCCATCGCCGCGGGCGCGGTGGCCTTGAACGGCACGGACCTGCGCGCCCGCCCCGCGCACCACCGGGCGACGCTGGGCGTGGGCTACATGCCCGAGGACCGGCGCCTGATCCCACAGCTCACGGTGGAGGAGAACCTGCTGGTGCCCGTCTGGGCCAACCGGTTGCCCGACGGGCGCGAGCGCCTGCAACGCGTCTACGACGTGCTGCCGGGGGTGCGGGCGTTCGCCCCTCGTCGCGCCGGCCAGCTGAGCGGCGGGCAGCAGAAACTGGTGGCGCTGGCCCGGGCGCTGATGGTGGGGGATGAGGTGCTCCTGCTGGACGAGCCGTTCGAAGGGCTGGCCCCGGCGCTGGTGGAGCAGATCGCCGGGGTGCTGCAGCGCCTGGCCGGTTCACAGACGGCGGTGCTGGTGGCCGAATCGGAGCTGCTCCACGTCGGGCGGCTCGCTGCACGGACGTACACCATCGAGCGGGGCGAGATCGTCGGGGTGCAAGGATGA